The nucleotide sequence atattttttacttacaacTTTGCTTATATTAATTGGTTAACAGCAATCATATAGATTTTGTCAGAAAAATCAACACTTACAGAAATATTTAGTATTAAATGAAGATCAAGAAAAATCCGTTTTGTCCATACCGTATGGACAAAACGACACGAGTCGTATGGACTAAATGACATACACAGCcatcaacataaaaaaaatgataaaataagagacaacagtaaaaattaattgcaCAATtcgcaaacaaaatttttggtaCGCTTTGGCAAATCAGCACAGGCTGCGTGAACCCAACGACTGCACCGCCTGCACCTCAACCACCCCTCACCAGGCTTTGAACGTGAGTAGAGATCGTTGCAGTAAATACAGGCACAATCATCTTCTTCGTCTTCTTGATCAGAGCGCTCTTCATTTGAGTCATCATCAATGTAAAGAGACTTAGTAACTGcttgtttccttttacgaGTTGGTTTTTCAGATGCATTCTCtcgtttgtattttaattctgCCATATATGGTGATGACGTAAGTAGGAATGTCGTCGTTCGTTTCTTTGGCTTTCTTTTACCCTGTCACTTACAAATTTACCACTGGGCACTGGAGAAATGACATTAACTCTCTTACCACCGTCTCTACGGACAAAATGACACATTATGTCGTTTTGTCCATAGCGGTTGTATGTCATTTTGTACATAGcctcaaaaaatattacaattcgAAAAATAATCTTGTTGCAGtgacaataatgttttaaattcaaCGCGATCACCTCAAACACAAATTGCttcgaaatataaaattataggacagtacaataacaaaagaaaacttatcaaaaaacaaaaaacaaatgaccACTATCAAATTTCTTTCCAACctcaaaaaacaaatatcaacATGGCGTCCGTTCTGTATTTTAAACGTCTCTCAAAACTCGAATGGTATATTTCCGGTGTAGGTGCTTCCTGATTGGCTAACTTTTGACAGTTTATACCGTGCAGGTTTTCAAATATCACTAATGTGTCGTTTTGTCCGTATATGTCATTTTGGACGTACTTCCCCTacctatgcagagatcgtggcaagtggaaagaggtagtctctgcctccgctccgggaaaaaggcgtgattttatgaatgtatgtatgtatgtgatgtacataactttaaataaGTTAAGACAAAACACGAGCTAACCTAACTGAAGCcctataaaataactaaatacaaatattataaatgcgaaagtttgtgagtagaTTAGTAGTAgagtcaggatgtcagtatggatgtttgttacactttcacgcaaaaactactgaaccgattacgattaaatttggtatgtaggtagctgaagacccagaataacatataggctaggCTTCCCGCGAGAttgtttccacgcggacgaagtcgcgggcggcctctagtaggtacatatagtcacatctatatctcgTTCGGGTTAAGTCAATAcagcttttaaaataagacgAAATGAAAACCAGATATCAAAATGTCTTCTTAAGTCGCGAGGCAAGATGATACAAAAGGTCACAGTTGGCATAAtcattacataaattaaaataataataaggtatttatttttaatttggatttaaaaagcggatgaaaatatttttgattcaaGTATTTTTACGATGTCTTTATACTCGTTTGTACTTAGGTAATTACGTAGTACCTTCGGTAATTTTCTAATTAGTTTATGATGAAACCTTTAAACCataattaagtagatataataaaaagtaaaaatagatattattaacatttgcGCATAACGGCAAAGTATCACTTTATGTCTAAAATGAATATCAATCGTATATCCGATCTTCAATCTCATAGCAAGCTGaggagtaaaaaaataaagtgaaagtAGAAATACCATCACACCATACTTCGATGGACCGTGGATATCATTCGAAAAATAATTGCACAGAGTTTCACCCCAGATAtggcatttatttaatttagaaaaatatttatatctagaTTGGTAAATAGAAATGGAAATGGATATAAAGGCGGGAttctataacattttttatacaacaatTAACAGGTAAAATCACAGGGAAATCCGGGGAatctacatataaaaaaatggactTACACTCCTACAACTCCTGGCAAATCTCCGAAGAACTCCTTCCTCACTTCAGATTTGTATTTCACCAAACAGGGCATTGATGGTCTAAAGGGCGTAGGCCCTTCGCGCCTATACATTCTTTCAATTTCGTCGGCATCGTAAACAAAGAGCAAATCCGGTCTCCCGATGAGTCCTCCCAAACGGACAATCCTCCCGTATTTGTCCATAAACATCTTCGTCACTTTAGCGAATTCCGATATATCGAATTGTCCTATAACAGGGACCATTCTCCATGTATTGCCCAAGAGAGGAATAGGCTTAGGTCCCGGGACTTCAGAGTAAGGTTTGGCGTTAGCGAAGATCTCTTCGTTCAATTCGGCCGTCGGGGCAATTTGGGACCTCTGGCGTTTTGAGAAAGGGCATCCTGTGGTTGCATATCTGGCGTTTTTTGCTACGTAAGGGCGCGCGTACGCGGTGAACGAGTGCAACGAGCGACCCATGGCGGTTAAGGCCGGACTCACGACTGGTTGGGCTCGCCGGGCTACGTCGAGATGCCTCCGGATTTACCGTTGCGTGGCGGACTGCTGTCGATTCAGACCACGCTGACATTGCAGTCGCGGGCTCTAATCACGCAACCATTCTCTTTTGAGCGGCTGTTCggtttttaaacaattaaattaatttattcaccaGGTAAATTATACGTGTACTTAGCTAGATTTAGGTCAGTCATTGAACTCGGTGCTGCGCTTATCTCCGTTAACCGGTTTAGATCAATTATAGTCATAATCTTTTAAGATGAACAGTGGTAAATAGGTATAAGTACATAGATTCCATTACATGTTATTTTTGTCAATGAGCCCGGGGCTCGTGTTCAAATTGTAACATAAGTGTATAAATTGAATAGACTTTTTATTCTGATGAATAACTTATTCCTAAGCTAAATTACTATTAAGTTCATAGGAAGTCCTAAGACGTTAAATGCGGCACTTTTCCGCTAATATAACTGAACTTATAAAGATGtaatatgaatgtataatatatagatatatagctAGCCCACAACTCCGTTTGTGTGTTTTTGGAAATACTAAGGTTAAGGTTATTTATTCCTTAGTTTATTCATTAATGTTggtaaatataatgaaatccaccaaaataaatttaaacgaaATTTGGCGTAAGGTACATAGGATATAATTTGGatcaacaaaaaatactttatatcaCGAAATTCTCACGGCAGCGGAGCCCCAGGCCATATACAGTTGACagcaaatatttaagaatCCGTACTAAGTAACAGTAGGTATATAGAGAAAAAggttcttatttttgtttgtaacgattAAACTCAAATACTTATAGCGTGTTTATCAAATAGGAGCGATATATCATTAACTATCAAGGTACCTAGAACAACTTTTGCTAAGATGTCATTTCCGTACATATTACAGAGTGGCTGGTTTATAATGTGATGTGGAGCCCCTAGGCTTTCGCATCATGATGAAGACCTTCCATTTTTTTCgccaaaagaaaatgctgaGATTGAACAACATTTTGTTAAGACGTCTTTTCCATAATTCGTATGATTGAGCTGGTATATAATGGTTCTGCATCCGGTGTTCCAGATCTTCAATTATTATACGGCAACAGAAAACGCTTATCAGGTTGAACCACTTTTGCCAATACGCCTTTTCCATATTTCGGATAGTTCAGCTGGTCTGTGATAGTTCTGCATTAGACGTTCCAGATTTTCGATTTTTAAAAGCTaacagaaaatgctcatcaggcTAAACAAGTTTTGTAAGACGTCTTTTCGATATTTCCCTTAGTTAAGCTGAATTGTTATGGTTTGACATCAGCTGTTCCAGATTCCAAAGTAAATTATACCCTATATGTTGGCCATAATCTGCACGCGAACCAGAAAGCTTTTGAACAAACAGGAAATGCCTGCTCTTAAAccttagtaggtatataataagaGTACCTACAGTCTCTATTTGATCCTTTATCTAGGAAACATACAAGCCGATAAACGTGCCTAATCTTTTCTACAATTTAGGTGCCTACCTATATCTTTTGGAGATTGATGGAAATTAAATGCATCCTTATTCACGAATATTAACAACGCGTATTCCTATTTATCCTTAAGTTAAATTGGCCTCGTGTAACCTACAACTTCGTATGCAAAATCTTACGTTCCCTTCTTGCGGATCCTTCAAGCAACCTAcctacatgtttttttaatatcagatGAACAATATACCAAGGCACTCATTTAAGGCTGTACTACGTAATGATTTGAGACGATTTCTGtttgaaaaagtattttagtATTCTGAAaagcatacaaacaaacattttaaagaaagTATCCAAAGTTCTAATAGTTGGTATGGTTTTCTTATTTGAAGCTTTGGCAAAATCAATTTGCTATCCTTACACGGgcagaaaaattaaattgtcaaACTGACAGCTGCGCTGCTGTGCTGTCATTGTCAATCCGTCatattacaaatacaaaacaaataaatagttattttttttataaacaatcaaaataaaatcatttaaactGAACAagaatactaatatttttatccattatgctGTCTGACTTTGCCAAAGAGAAAGTTTTTTGGACAAGAAAAATGAACTTGAATTTAGTGAAGTTCATTGAGAGCAAACCAAATATATGGAATCCAAAACATCCCAAATATACATCAATGAAATGCAAAGACCAGACTTACGCAGAATTTGCGGCACGATATGGAAATGAATTTACAGGACAAGCGGTCAAAGATAGATGGACAAATATCAGATCTACCTACGCCAATTATCTAAGGAAATTGAAGACTAGTCGGGCTAAAGGAGAGGTTCGATTCTAAATAGTACCTAGATTAACAGTTACTGTGAAGTTTTACCTGTCAAAACTTAGTTAGGTAGTGAACACCTTATGACTACATTATAGGCTTTCTAGAATAATAGTACCAATTGTTACAGGAGTACAAAATCAACTGGCACTTATGGAATGCTTGCCACTTCTTAATGAGAGTTCATAGAAGAGTGAAAGATGATCCATTGTTTGCAGGagtagaaaaagaagaagctACAGAACATGTAagtcaaatatatgtatataaattatttttattatatttatattaaattattattatattaaagaattgttactaatgtacctatttaaaatcCTATTggttctaattttattttttttattttatcgtttttgtaattattgttaattttaagtgTGAGTCAAACAGCTCCTGCATTATTCCTCCAATCTCTACCTCTACAAATATGAATTTCATCAAGTGTCCTacaataagatttttaaaattcaatcatGGTTTAGCATAGCATTAAGTAATCTTTGCACTTATAATCTGAACTgctgaaatttatttactgaatTGATTTTTTCATTCCACCAGGATAATTCTTCAGACCAAGAAGCTGGCTGTAGTCAAGATGAAATAGATGCTATCCCTACAAATGATGAACATATAACATGTCAGAGCATAGTAAATAATTTGGTAACAGTTTTGAAAGGCATGCAAAATGATGCATTTGGTTTAGAAAATACCAAACATGGCCGCATAGGCCGAACTGTTGCCAAGAAACTTGGATGTATGAACTCATATTCTGCTGCCAAAGCTTCTCAAAGAATAATGGAAATTTTGCTTCTCTATGATGAGAATAATCCTCTCAAtccaaataacataaaatctgAAAGAATGCAATCATAAAAGTATGttcatcaaattatttttaagacagAATAAGAAGAATTGTGCCGTGccgttcccagcaccaatagaaaaaagactaggaccactccatctctttcctatggatgacgtaagaggcgactaaggtatataaacttgggattcttcttttaggtgatgggctatcaacctctcactagttgaatctcaattctatctgaaagctaaatagctgaacatggcctatcagtcaactgttggctctgtctaccccgcaagggatatagacgtaattatatgtatgaataaacataatttattgtcAACTGTGTTTTGCTCTTGCTTCTTGATAAAAGGCTACACCTAGCCTAGGCTCAGCCACTGCAGTGGGTCTAGTTCTAGCTTATGTGATATGGACTAAACCTAATCTAGGTTGAATTACAAATTTCTACTTGCCACAAAACCTGCATAGGTTTACTTTCTGTTTCATCCTCATTTAtactaggtatttattttaaactagctgtgcccgcgacttgtCCACTTggattagttattttgggcatcatagaagccctcaaggatgaataattttccccgtttttttttcacatttttaattatttctttgctttttatagttgcagcgtgatgtgatatagcctaaagcctttctcgataaatggtctattcaacgcaaaaataatttttcaattcgaaccagttgttcctgagattagcgcgtccagacaaacaaactcttcagcttataaagctgaagagtttgtttttagtatagatttttgatattagtatagatgaaaggaaaaatatctataatataatgattatttatacctatgactcaaaaaagtaaagaaaaatctaattaaaaccTAATCTAATTTACATTGATAACATTTTCATACTGTGTCTGatctttttaaccgacttcaaaaaaaggaCTTGATCTAAAgcataaatattatgttcataagacctaagtaaattaaaaaaatacatgtctTCCGGTCACATGTCAAAAATAGTGACAACATAGTatctctatatttattttatttagtttgtttgtgGTGACAACCAAAGAGAATTACCACTACCGTAAAATGTGGTGAATAGGGATCAAAGGTTGAATAGGGATAAAACCAAGAAAGTTTTCAACACCAAAAATTCATTGTAAACAATTTGctatttatgttttactttttttgaaGTTTAAGTAGATTATTTGAAGTTTATATGGCAACTCTGAAATATCTGTCAAATTAATCATAAACTGCCAAAAAATACGTTTGAAGTTGCTCCCCCATACACCGGATTTTTACTGTGTCTTTAACtttgttcaaatatttaagttttgataCTACACTTAGTGATTTTATGGCAAAAACATTGTTTGAGTGTTCGTGCACATCATACATTAAAGGTAAGTGTTtattcgttttatttattgtaattttcaatgaattaaaaatatacctaaaattACAATGATTTTGAGGTGAATGGGGATGTCCTATGTACGAATAGAAATGAAGAGGAGGTCAATAGGGATGCGAACAGGTTGAATAGGGACGATATAAGGGTGAATAGGTATAGAGGTCTAGGGCTGCcactacctacttaattataacGTCTTTTCAGTTTTTGTAGGAAGATCCATGTATGTTGTTATGTACCCGTATATTGTAAGAATACTACCTacaaagatattattttagcCATACATAactaacaaaatatgtttaaaagtaCTACTACTACCtataaacgcgaaagtttgtaagtatggatggatggatggatgtttgttattctttcacgcaaaaactactggacggattttgatgaaatttagtatacGGGTAGAATATACCCTGGAATAACACAAacagtactttttatcccgaaattcccacaggaGCGAAGCCCCGGGGCGTAGCtagtaattgtataaaaatgcgAAAGCTTGTGAGTATGGATGTCTATGAGTAtggatgtttttattttacacctTATAACtagataggtaggtaggtactacttaATGGATTTTGCTGCAACTTTGCACTAATGTAGCTTAGCACGGTACCTAATGTACCTATTCTCTTTGCTTTAATATTACTCTACCTGATTATTTCCTCTTTCAGGTACCTATAATGCCTCGTGTTTATACCTCAAAATCATCAAAACCTTATAAGAAATATGATCCCCTAATATTAAATTCGGCTATATTAGCCTATCAAACTGGAAATGCATCTATTGTCGAGGTAGCAAAGCAATTTAACATTAGTAAATCTGTATTACACCGTCATGCAACACGTCGTATGAAATGTCAGGGTGGACAAAAGGCATTATCAGATGAGgtcgaaaaatatattattaaatatatcaatgTTTGTTCCGAGTGGGGCTACCCACTTGACACGTATGATctaagaattattattaaagggTACCTCGATAGAATGGggcataatattaaaaaaatcaaaaacaacTTTCCGGGTGTAGGGTTTGCcgaaagttttttaaaaaggcACTGTACAGATATATCTGAGCGATTAAGCCAGAATATAAAAAGATCGAGGGCAGCCGTATCGCCGGAAATTATAGTGCAATATTTTGAAGAACTCGAGCGTTCCTTGCAAGGTGTTGATTTGGCTAATATAGTCAACTACGACGAATCGAACTTAGCCGACGATCCCGGTAAAAAAAAGGTTCTGTCTAAGAGAGGGGCTAAATATCCCGAAAGAGTCATGAACCACACGAAGTCTTCTACGTCACTAATGATGGCTGTAGCTGCCGATGGTACTCTTTTGCCATGTTACGTGGTTTATAAAGCGGCACACCTTTATAATACGTGGACAACAAATGGACCCCCAAACTGTAGATACAACCGCACTAATTCAGGATGGTTTGATGGTGACACTTTTGAAGATTGGGTTGAGACTGTTGCCATACCATACTTCAATAATAAAGTTggcaaaaagattttaatcGGTGACAACCTTTCATCACATTTGTCCATAGAACTAATTCGTAAATGTCGAGAATTAGATATCAATTTTGTGTTTCTTCCACCCAACTCAACACATCTAACCCAGCCCCTGGATGTTGCGTTTTTTAGGCCAACCAAAACTGCATGGcgtgatattttattcacttGGAAAAAGACTGAAGGACGTATCTTGCCAACAATACCCAAAAATGTATTTCCAAAACTGCTAAAAAAAATGCTAGATAAGATGGAaccaaatattaaacaaaacatccTATCGGGATTTGCAAAAACAGGAATAAGCCctttaaataaagagaaaGTATTGAATAGATTGCCAGGATATGTCACGAGAAATGAATTTGATGCGGAAGAAAAAGAAGCCATAGATGAGTCAGTTTTAAACTTGCTGAAAGAAATGCGCTATGGACCACAAAACTCAAGACCTATtaagaaaatgaagaaattaaaTGTCAAGCCAGGAAGAAGTGTTGAAGACAGTACAGGTTATATAGACAGCGATATTTCGAATTCAGAAATAACACCTCAACCAAAAATAAGTGGAAAAGGAAAAGGTATtggaaaaaaaactaaaaaagatagtagtaataacattttagaagttaaaaagactgaaaaaagTATGGAAATAGATAATATGACAATAATAATGGATAATGAAATACCAATTATGGAGGACAAAGTTATATACActgatttaaatacatatgatGAAGAAAGAATGTCTGATAATACTAAACAAGAACCAAATATAGAATCAATAGTAGAAATAAACCTATTACATGAAGATAAAGTAAATAGCTTGACTGGGCATAACACGGGAAACGAATTTGGTACGACAGAAAAAGAAGCTATAAATGAACCCGTTTTGATCTTGCAGAAAAATAGCTATGGGTCAAAGAAATCAAGATCTAATGAAATgaagaaattaaatgttaagaCAGGAAGAGGTGCAAAAGACAGAAGAAAAGGAAAGGGTATTGggaaaaaatctaaaaaagaaaatgttagcaataatattatagtagcGAAAAAATCTGAAGAAAGTTTTGAAGTAAATAAGATGCCAATAATAATGACGGATGAATTTCCGATTGTGGGCGACAATGTTATATACAATGATTTAACGATATTTCATGAAGATAGTACAATTTTTGATTATACTGTACAAGAACAAAAGACTGAAGCACAGTATGAAAAAccttctagaaaaaaaatttcctgaaggtaaaagaataaaaatcttatctACGGAAGTGATATCCAAACCAAGTACAAGTGGCCTCAGAAGacaaagttattataaaaatgaagagGAAATATTTCGATATTTAATGGATGACGatatataagataaatttttgaatttattttttgatttttctattatttcatataggtacatacagaaaaaaaattggtctcataattttaatttgtttattttgtgataaaaaattcATTGAAGAACATTTCTTTgtaagattttgtttttgattcttttaatttttttcttttgattcaTACCAAAAAAAAGTGTTCTCGTTTCCTTAActgtttgttaaaaatatttttatttttctttgttgactttatgttaaaaaattcattgaagaaaatttctttgaaagatttgtttttgattatttttaattttttctattgtatcATACCAAAAAAAAGTGTTCTCATTACCATAagtgtttgtttaaaatatttttatttttctataagtgTTAACTCACTATAAAACCATCGATAGGATAGGTCCTTTATGTAGGTCCAACCTATTGAGAaagtgatataaatataacaaaattaaacataaaaatcgtttttttttatttatcaccaTTTTTTCTGTGGTCTCAAATCACTGGGACGAGCTACACTAACACGACTACGGCACTACTTGTCGTATTGATGTTCggatagaaaataaaacataacactGTCTTTTTGGGCAGTcgagtaaataaaattgccaACCCTAACAAAATTCCCCATTCATGCTACTCTCGTACCTATTAACCCCAATTCCGGGTGAATagggattttaatttatatttgattttatttccaaatccaaatgtaaattaggatattttatttagatttagaaAGATATAGCATAGACTCAAACATCTGTATACCTTTAACAGCAACGTTTCTTTTGAAAAAGCGTCTAAAAGTCGTAGTGAAGTTAAGTTTCGTCCCTATTCACCCCGTTTTACGGTACATTGATAGTGACAATAAATCCGTcaacataaaacaaatatttattatttcttagttTCGAGGGAAATTTTCAGGGAAATGTATAAACTAAGTGAATTTAGCACCCCAAAGGAAACATTTGTGACCCAGAAACTAAAATTCATTGACCTTTTAACGCAGCTTTGGTGCGATATTCATAATCAAAATGA is from Amyelois transitella isolate CPQ chromosome 21, ilAmyTran1.1, whole genome shotgun sequence and encodes:
- the LOC106138767 gene encoding uncharacterized protein LOC106138767; translation: MLSDFAKEKVFWTRKMNLNLVKFIESKPNIWNPKHPKYTSMKCKDQTYAEFAARYGNEFTGQAVKDRWTNIRSTYANYLRKLKTSRAKGEEYKINWHLWNACHFLMRVHRRVKDDPLFAGVEKEEATEHDNSSDQEAGCSQDEIDAIPTNDEHITCQSIVNNLVTVLKGMQNDAFGLENTKHGRIGRTVAKKLGCMNSYSAAKASQRIMEILLLYDENNPLNPNNIKSERMQS
- the LOC132903038 gene encoding uncharacterized protein LOC132903038, encoding MPRVYTSKSSKPYKKYDPLILNSAILAYQTGNASIVEVAKQFNISKSVLHRHATRRMKCQGGQKALSDEVEKYIIKYINVCSEWGYPLDTYDLRIIIKGYLDRMGHNIKKIKNNFPGVGFAESFLKRHCTDISERLSQNIKRSRAAVSPEIIVQYFEELERSLQGVDLANIVNYDESNLADDPGKKKVLSKRGAKYPERVMNHTKSSTSLMMAVAADGTLLPCYVVYKAAHLYNTWTTNGPPNCRYNRTNSGWFDGDTFEDWVETVAIPYFNNKVGKKILIGDNLSSHLSIELIRKCRELDINFVFLPPNSTHLTQPLDVAFFRPTKTAWRDILFTWKKTEGRILPTIPKNVFPKLLKKMLDKMEPNIKQNILSGFAKTGISPLNKEKVLNRLPGYVTRNEFDAEEKEAIDESVLNLLKEMRYGPQNSRPIKKMKKLNVKPGRSVEDSTGYIDSDISNSEITPQPKISGKGKGIGKKTKKDSSNNILEVKKTEKSMEIDNMTIIMDNEIPIMEDKVIYTDLNTYDEERMSDNTKQEPNIESIVEINLLHEDKVNSLTGHNTGNEFGTTEKEAINEPVLILQKNSYGSKKSRSNEMKKLNVKTGRGAKDRRKGKGIGKKSKKENVSNNIIVAKKSEESFEVNKMPIIMTDEFPIVGDNVIYNDLTIFHEDSTIFDYTVQEQKTEAQYEKPSRKKIS